In Sceloporus undulatus isolate JIND9_A2432 ecotype Alabama chromosome 10, SceUnd_v1.1, whole genome shotgun sequence, the following proteins share a genomic window:
- the TSSK2 gene encoding testis-specific serine/threonine-protein kinase 2 — protein MDDAAVLKKRGYVMGGNLGEGSYAKVKSAFSERLKFDVAVKIIDRKKAPSDFLERFLPREIDILAKVNHRSIIKTYEIFETSDGKVYIVMELGVQGDLLEFIKTKGALPEDIARKMFRQLCAAIKYCHDADIVHRDLKCENLLLDREYHIKLSDFGFSKRLTRDEEGKVIHSKTFCGSAAYAAPEVLQGIPYEPKVYDMWSLGVILYIMVCGSMPYDDSNIRKMLRLQKEHRVHFPKSKNLTIECKDLIYRMLQPDVGRRLRIEEVLNHTWMQPPKPRVISITSVGKNGESSQTSGEQKTVPRTEAELDNRDDSRPGTAPVLHDRLEEREVSAETGGVEEKQAPFEVTDL, from the coding sequence ATGGACGATGCCGCAGTCCTTAAAAAAAGAGGTTATGTCATGGGAGGAAATTTGGGAGAAGGCTCTTACGCCAAAGTGAAATCGGCTTTCTCCGAACGCCTGAAATTTGATGTCGCCGTCAAAATCATAGACCGGAAAAAGGCTCCTTCTGACTTTCTGGAGCGGTTTCTTCCTCGGGAAATCGATATCTTGGCCAAAGTCAATCACCGATCCATCATCAAAACCTACGAAATCTTTGAAACCTCAGATGGCAAGGTGTACATTGTGATGGAGCTTGGTGTCCAAGGGGACCTGCTAGAGTTCATCAAGACCAAAGGAGCCCTGCCTGAAGATATCGCCCGGAAGATGTTCCGTCAGTTATGTGCCGCCATTAAGTACTGTCACGATGCCGACATTGTTCATCGGGACTTGAAATGCGAAAACCTTCTTCTGGACAGAGAGTACCACATCAAGCTTTCTGACTTTGGCTTCTCCAAACGCCTCACTCGGGATGAAGAAGGCAAAGTTATCCACAGCAAAACCTTCTGCGGTTCTGCCGCTTATGCAGCCCCCGAAGTGCTGCAAGGCATTCCCTACGAACCCAAAGTTTACGATATGTGGAGCCTAGGGGTCATTTTGTACATCATGGTCTGCGGTTCCATGCCTTACGACGACTCCAACATTCGGAAGATGCTGCGGCTCCAGAAGGAGCACCGAGTCCATTTCCCCAAGTCCAAAAACCTCACCATTGAATGCAAAGACCTTATTTACCGCATGCTCCAACCTGACGTCGGCCGGCGATTGCGTATTGAGGAAGTGCTAAACCACACGTGGATGCAGCCGCCGAAACCCCGAGTGATATCGATCACTTCAGTTGGGAAAAATGGAGAGAGCTCCCAGACTTCGGGTGAGCAAAAGACGGTGCCAAGAACAGAAGCGGAACTGGACAACAGGGATGATTCCAGACCAGGAACAGCTCCTGTCCTACATGACAGATTGGAAGAAAGAGAGGTGTCGGCTGAAACAGGGGGGGTCGAGGAGAAGCAAGCCCCATTTGAGGTAACGGACCTATAA